In the Candidatus Krumholzibacteriia bacterium genome, one interval contains:
- a CDS encoding HAMP domain-containing sensor histidine kinase, with protein sequence MPATRWLFRRTRLRGILLLGLVVIGVSIGAYTVYVTGEVERQAELTTRLVATIAGPVLFSETPDLEEMERLRDVVDEVAFPFVFTDRDGRPYIWNERQVGVPLPESLGAIRQADLENPEDPGLRRVLELVDEFDRDREPIPLYGPGGGNVVGFLHYGPSRLTTQLVWMPWLEALLILSFMGAVLIAFRNLKSSEQRSIWVGMAKETAHQMGTPLTSLNGWLTILRDPESRTAAVEREPGGLDRVLHEIQEDVDRLGKVSSRFSQIGSRPRLQPGQVDEVLQKTVEYLRARLPHLGKQVVIETRIEPVPPVPVSEPLLDWAIENLLKNGLDAIDKDQGRLELVCRHDADAERIEILVSDNGRGMPSSVQQRIFDPGFSTKQRGWGMGLALVRRIVEEVHAGRIDVVHSVEGEGSTFRLWLPLD encoded by the coding sequence ATGCCTGCCACCCGCTGGCTGTTCCGGCGCACGCGCCTGCGCGGCATCCTGCTGCTGGGTCTGGTCGTGATCGGCGTGTCGATCGGAGCCTACACGGTCTACGTGACCGGCGAGGTCGAGCGGCAGGCCGAACTGACCACACGCCTGGTGGCGACCATCGCGGGTCCGGTCCTCTTCTCGGAGACTCCCGACCTCGAGGAGATGGAACGCCTGCGCGACGTCGTCGACGAGGTCGCGTTCCCCTTCGTCTTCACCGACCGCGACGGTCGCCCCTACATCTGGAACGAGCGACAGGTCGGTGTTCCTCTTCCCGAGAGTCTGGGGGCGATCCGGCAGGCCGATCTCGAGAACCCCGAGGATCCGGGTCTCCGGCGCGTGCTCGAACTGGTCGACGAGTTCGATCGCGACCGCGAGCCCATCCCCCTGTACGGCCCCGGCGGTGGGAACGTCGTCGGTTTCCTGCACTACGGTCCCAGCCGGCTGACGACCCAGCTGGTGTGGATGCCCTGGCTCGAGGCCCTGTTGATCCTGTCGTTCATGGGCGCGGTGCTGATCGCCTTCCGCAATCTGAAGAGCAGCGAGCAGCGCAGTATCTGGGTCGGGATGGCCAAGGAGACCGCGCACCAGATGGGCACTCCCCTCACCAGCCTGAACGGCTGGCTCACCATCCTGCGTGACCCCGAGTCACGCACGGCGGCGGTCGAGCGCGAACCGGGCGGGCTGGACCGGGTCCTCCACGAGATCCAGGAGGACGTGGACCGTCTGGGGAAGGTGTCGTCGCGTTTCAGTCAGATCGGGAGTCGGCCGCGCCTGCAGCCGGGCCAGGTCGACGAGGTGTTGCAGAAGACCGTCGAGTACCTGCGAGCACGGCTGCCCCACCTGGGCAAGCAGGTGGTGATCGAGACGCGGATCGAACCGGTGCCACCGGTCCCGGTCAGTGAACCCCTCCTCGACTGGGCGATCGAGAACCTGCTGAAGAACGGCCTCGACGCGATCGACAAGGACCAGGGCCGGCTGGAACTCGTGTGTCGTCACGACGCCGATGCGGAGCGGATCGAGATCCTCGTGTCGGACAACGGACGGGGCATGCCGTCCTCGGTGCAGCAACGCATCTTCGACCCCGGCTTCAGCACGAAGCAGCGGGGCTGGGGCATGGGTCTCGCCCTGGTGCGCCGTATCGTCGAGGAGGTCCACGCAGGGCGGATCGACGTCGTCCACAGCGTCGAAGGGGAGGGGAGTACCTTCCGTCTCTGGTTGCCACTCGACTGA
- a CDS encoding M15 family metallopeptidase, translating into MPSEGSGLRSLVLIALAIAATAAAVSWATRTPVPANSDRYDYLGRAHHLIEGEGARPLVSYPLRFAFQGSERIPPENATRPPLWPALIAPALRLGAGDAAGVWVAALGLLTLVPLVTLAGDRSLGPGAGAFAALALVASFATVRALWGGGPEIWIALLLVFVWTWNATGSGPGGWLLLGLALALMPWLHPIGWLYAGLAWLSRWGRTSRAGLAVTGVLAVTGGVIWYLEAGRTIGTPLQPLQSQAELAKSLFDAGGLGPYRTLDPVPNASVITQHTGAWLYHWAWNLKEQALHLDGWLAWPLVGLALLGASRDPRLAARDAVLGLAAFAAVSTVAHDPRLLVPVLPVACIWAGAGFVRLAEWRPAWVGVPVGLVAILLPWIVPLGASPRPGSEITGVTPAALDPPHAAVVAMAGAGTRTAPVFTDAAVLAWRARRPAVFVPEDPTVLAALRTHPGLQGTDAMVLLLGTDGPWIGPEWSEWLGEHPIETHGPARVVALDGQRAERVPVGADPIYVPEPLELAATDVPDSLVELPVPPASRPGLEVTPATGRALQRLVTAARGDGVELRVISAYRSYGRQQRLYERAIERHGPDQRWVAEPGTSEHQLGTTVDFADAALDHAVEPSFGDTPEGRWLARHAEDFGFVRSYTEANQGRTGYRPEPWHYRYRPDRERARGDRR; encoded by the coding sequence ATGCCGTCTGAGGGCAGCGGACTGCGTTCGCTCGTCCTCATCGCCCTCGCGATCGCCGCCACCGCCGCCGCCGTGTCGTGGGCGACCCGCACCCCGGTTCCGGCGAACTCCGATCGCTACGACTACCTGGGGCGCGCCCACCACTTGATCGAGGGCGAGGGGGCACGGCCCCTGGTTTCCTATCCGCTGCGCTTCGCCTTCCAGGGAAGCGAGCGCATCCCGCCCGAGAACGCGACGCGGCCGCCGCTGTGGCCCGCGCTGATCGCCCCCGCCCTGCGGCTGGGGGCCGGTGACGCGGCCGGCGTGTGGGTCGCGGCCCTGGGTCTCCTGACGCTGGTGCCCCTGGTGACCCTGGCCGGGGATCGGAGCCTCGGTCCCGGAGCGGGCGCCTTCGCCGCGCTCGCACTCGTCGCCAGCTTCGCCACCGTCCGCGCTTTGTGGGGCGGCGGACCCGAGATCTGGATCGCCCTGCTCCTGGTCTTCGTGTGGACGTGGAATGCGACCGGGTCCGGTCCCGGGGGTTGGCTGTTGCTCGGACTCGCCCTGGCCCTGATGCCCTGGCTGCACCCGATCGGCTGGCTGTACGCAGGCCTGGCCTGGCTGTCGCGCTGGGGCCGGACCTCGCGGGCGGGCCTGGCCGTCACGGGGGTCCTGGCGGTGACCGGAGGCGTGATCTGGTACCTCGAGGCCGGGCGAACGATCGGCACGCCCCTCCAGCCGCTGCAGAGCCAGGCCGAGCTGGCCAAGTCCCTCTTCGACGCCGGTGGTCTCGGCCCCTACCGAACCCTCGATCCCGTCCCGAACGCGTCGGTGATCACGCAGCACACGGGGGCGTGGCTGTACCACTGGGCCTGGAACCTCAAGGAACAGGCGCTGCACCTGGACGGATGGCTCGCCTGGCCACTCGTCGGACTGGCCCTGCTGGGCGCGAGCCGCGACCCCCGACTCGCCGCCCGCGACGCCGTGCTCGGGCTGGCCGCCTTCGCCGCGGTGAGCACGGTCGCTCACGATCCGAGGCTGCTCGTTCCCGTACTGCCGGTGGCCTGCATCTGGGCGGGCGCGGGTTTCGTCCGTCTCGCCGAGTGGCGGCCTGCGTGGGTCGGGGTCCCCGTCGGTCTGGTCGCGATCCTCCTCCCCTGGATCGTCCCGCTCGGTGCGAGCCCGCGCCCGGGCAGCGAGATCACCGGGGTGACCCCCGCCGCCCTCGACCCGCCGCACGCCGCAGTGGTGGCCATGGCCGGCGCCGGCACCCGCACCGCTCCCGTGTTCACCGATGCCGCGGTCCTGGCGTGGCGGGCCCGCCGCCCGGCGGTCTTCGTTCCCGAGGATCCCACGGTTCTCGCCGCCCTGCGCACGCATCCGGGCCTGCAGGGAACCGACGCCATGGTCCTTCTCCTGGGCACCGACGGCCCCTGGATCGGTCCCGAATGGAGCGAGTGGCTCGGCGAGCACCCCATCGAGACCCACGGACCCGCCCGGGTCGTCGCGCTCGACGGACAGCGCGCCGAACGGGTGCCGGTCGGGGCGGATCCGATCTACGTTCCGGAGCCGCTCGAGCTCGCGGCGACCGACGTTCCCGACTCCCTGGTCGAACTCCCCGTGCCTCCCGCCTCGCGGCCGGGACTCGAGGTCACCCCGGCCACCGGCCGTGCCCTGCAGCGCCTGGTGACCGCCGCGCGCGGAGACGGTGTCGAGCTGCGGGTCATCAGTGCGTACCGTTCCTACGGCCGTCAGCAACGGCTGTACGAGCGAGCGATCGAGCGCCACGGACCCGATCAACGCTGGGTGGCGGAACCCGGAACCAGCGAACACCAGCTCGGAACGACCGTCGACTTCGCGGACGCCGCTCTGGACCACGCGGTCGAACCCTCCTTCGGCGACACGCCCGAGGGCCGTTGGCTGGCCCGTCACGCCGAGGACTTCGGATTCGTCCGCAGCTACACCGAGGCGAACCAGGGCCGCACCGGCTACCGTCCGGAGCCGTGGCACTACCGCTACCGTCCCGACCGAGAACGAGCGAGAGGCGACCGACGATGA
- the pyrF gene encoding orotidine-5'-phosphate decarboxylase yields MTALHPLRETDPTRRVILALDLPDQDRALRLADQLRPELAWVKVGLQLFGAEGPDLVRRLVSMGLHVFVDLKLHDIPNTVGSAVESLSAIGAELATVHTSAGTVALRAGAEAARRSATSGPRGSRTALLGVTVLTSFDAAGLGEVLGRDADPSVEVARLARLGIDAGLDGLVASPHEVAALRRTVGHEPLLVIPGIRPAGAESQDQSRVATPARAIADGADFLVIGRPITRADVPRDALRAILDEVAGAQ; encoded by the coding sequence ATGACCGCCCTCCATCCCCTGCGCGAGACCGATCCCACCCGGCGGGTGATCCTGGCGCTGGACCTGCCGGACCAGGACCGGGCGCTGCGCCTGGCCGATCAGCTACGCCCCGAGCTCGCGTGGGTCAAGGTCGGCCTGCAGCTCTTCGGCGCCGAGGGGCCGGACCTCGTCCGACGACTGGTGAGCATGGGGCTGCACGTGTTCGTCGACCTGAAGCTGCACGACATCCCCAACACCGTGGGCTCGGCGGTGGAGTCGCTGTCGGCGATCGGCGCCGAGCTGGCGACGGTCCACACGTCGGCCGGAACGGTGGCCCTGCGCGCGGGGGCCGAGGCCGCCCGCCGTAGTGCGACGTCGGGCCCGCGTGGTTCGCGAACGGCGCTGCTGGGCGTGACCGTGTTGACGAGCTTCGACGCGGCGGGACTCGGCGAGGTCCTCGGCCGCGACGCCGACCCCTCGGTCGAAGTGGCGCGTCTGGCCCGGCTCGGGATCGACGCCGGTCTGGACGGACTGGTCGCGAGCCCCCACGAGGTGGCCGCGTTGCGCCGCACCGTGGGACACGAGCCCCTGCTGGTGATCCCCGGCATCCGCCCGGCCGGGGCCGAGAGTCAGGACCAGTCGCGCGTGGCCACCCCCGCGCGCGCGATCGCCGACGGCGCCGACTTCCTCGTGATCGGTCGGCCGATCACCCGCGCCGACGTCCCCCGCGACGCCCTGCGCGCGATTCTGGACGAGGTCGCCGGTGCGCAGTAG
- the serS gene encoding serine--tRNA ligase produces MLDRKFIREHSDRVRQAIADKNETADLDAFLALEAERRQLLVDVESLRSKRNEASEAIGRAKKAGEDAGEAIAAMREVGGRIKEGEQRLTAIDEELAALEERFPNLPDDDVPRGGEEDNETVSTWGEPREFDFEPQPHWDLANAMGLMHNDAAAAMSGSGFSVLTGDLARLERALINWFLDVHVAEQGYVEINAPYLVRDHAVAGTGQLPKLADDMYRTDVDGLWLIPTAEVSITNLHREQILEPGLLPRRYVGFSPCFRREAGSAGKDTRGILRMHQFHKVEMVRFTTDDRSDTEHDELVRDAAVLLERLDLPYRVVKLASADLSFAAAKCYDLEVYSPGVDAWLEVSSCSNFRDFQARRAGIRYRPERQAKPRFAHTLNGSGLALPRVIIAVLENYQTSDGTVVVPDVLRPYMAGVDVIRGRRAD; encoded by the coding sequence ATGCTCGACCGCAAGTTCATCCGGGAACACTCCGACCGCGTGCGGCAGGCCATCGCCGACAAGAACGAGACGGCCGATCTCGACGCCTTCCTCGCGCTGGAGGCGGAGCGAAGGCAACTGCTGGTCGACGTCGAGTCGCTGCGTTCGAAGCGCAACGAGGCGAGCGAGGCCATCGGCCGGGCGAAGAAGGCCGGCGAGGACGCCGGCGAGGCGATCGCGGCCATGCGCGAGGTCGGAGGAAGGATCAAGGAGGGCGAGCAGCGACTGACGGCCATCGACGAGGAGCTCGCGGCGCTCGAGGAGCGCTTTCCCAACCTGCCCGACGACGACGTTCCCCGTGGGGGCGAGGAGGACAACGAGACCGTCTCCACCTGGGGAGAGCCGCGCGAGTTCGACTTCGAGCCGCAGCCGCATTGGGACCTGGCCAACGCGATGGGGCTCATGCACAACGACGCGGCCGCGGCCATGAGCGGCAGCGGTTTCAGCGTTCTCACCGGTGACCTGGCGCGGCTCGAGCGCGCGCTGATCAATTGGTTCCTCGACGTGCACGTGGCCGAGCAGGGCTACGTGGAGATCAACGCGCCCTATCTGGTGCGCGACCACGCGGTCGCCGGCACCGGACAGCTCCCCAAACTGGCCGACGACATGTACCGCACCGACGTCGACGGGCTGTGGTTGATCCCGACCGCCGAGGTCTCGATCACGAACCTGCACCGCGAGCAGATCCTCGAGCCCGGGTTGCTGCCGCGGCGTTACGTGGGTTTCTCCCCCTGCTTCCGCCGCGAGGCGGGCAGTGCGGGCAAGGACACGCGCGGAATCCTCCGCATGCACCAGTTCCACAAGGTGGAGATGGTGCGCTTCACCACCGACGACCGCAGCGACACCGAGCACGACGAACTGGTCCGCGACGCCGCAGTGCTGCTCGAACGCCTGGACCTACCCTACCGTGTGGTGAAGCTCGCGAGCGCCGATCTGAGCTTCGCGGCGGCCAAGTGCTACGACCTCGAGGTGTACAGCCCCGGAGTCGACGCCTGGCTCGAGGTGAGCAGCTGCAGCAACTTCCGCGACTTCCAGGCGCGCCGGGCCGGAATCCGCTACCGTCCCGAGCGCCAGGCGAAGCCGCGTTTCGCACACACACTCAACGGCAGCGGACTGGCCCTGCCGCGGGTGATCATCGCCGTTCTCGAGAACTACCAGACCAGCGACGGGACGGTGGTCGTGCCCGATGTCCTGCGTCCCTACATGGCCGGCGTCGACGTGATCCGCGGCCGTCGGGCCGACTAG
- a CDS encoding response regulator: protein MSRRRILWADDQIEELRSHILFLEGKGFEVVGASNGDDALDLMRNQAFDAVLLDEMMPGRGGLETLEGIRDLGASMPVIMITKSEEEQLMDRALGRRISDYLVKPVNPTQILMALKRALDTTRITEEQVTQQYLQSFGRAAMERTEARTFEEWARIFDRMVDWDLELNRLKDPELAQMHVDQMRDANAEFCRFVERNYADWIAGGDDAPTMSHQLLERYVEPHLRQGKRVVLFVIDCMRLDQWKAIEHVLDPYYSIQPELYCGIVPTATPFARNAIFSGLLPREIAKRHPQWWRGSAQEERSKNAFEKELLQEQLKRRGLGDVRSHYFRTFDIADTEQLRKKVPTLKNAGLIAAVVNFLDILAHGRSHNDLLQELAPDQAAFRSVMRSWFEHSALLDLLRDIAAWDDTVVVITTDHGAVQVRKAAVVKANRDASTNVRYKYGDNLNLGHRDDAIDVRDPESYGLPRDSPIQNYVLARDYNFFVYPTNQNEYARQYTDSFQHGGVSLEEMIVPVVTLRTR, encoded by the coding sequence ATGAGCCGACGCCGCATCCTGTGGGCCGACGACCAGATCGAAGAGCTGCGCAGCCACATCCTCTTCCTCGAGGGCAAGGGCTTCGAGGTGGTCGGCGCCAGCAACGGCGACGACGCGCTCGACCTCATGCGGAACCAGGCCTTCGACGCCGTTCTGCTCGACGAGATGATGCCCGGGCGCGGAGGCCTCGAGACGCTCGAGGGGATCCGCGACCTCGGCGCGTCGATGCCGGTGATCATGATCACCAAGAGCGAGGAGGAACAGCTGATGGACCGGGCCCTCGGTCGGAGGATCAGCGACTACCTCGTCAAACCCGTCAATCCCACCCAGATCCTGATGGCCCTGAAACGGGCACTGGACACGACACGGATCACCGAGGAGCAGGTCACGCAGCAGTATCTGCAGTCCTTCGGACGTGCCGCGATGGAACGCACGGAGGCGCGCACCTTCGAGGAGTGGGCCCGGATCTTCGACCGCATGGTCGACTGGGACCTCGAGCTGAATCGTCTGAAGGACCCGGAGCTGGCGCAGATGCACGTCGACCAGATGCGCGACGCCAACGCGGAATTCTGTCGATTCGTCGAGAGGAACTACGCCGATTGGATCGCCGGCGGTGACGACGCGCCCACGATGAGCCACCAGCTCCTCGAACGCTACGTCGAGCCGCACCTGCGCCAGGGCAAGCGCGTGGTCCTGTTCGTGATCGACTGCATGCGCCTCGATCAGTGGAAAGCCATCGAACACGTGCTCGATCCCTACTACTCGATCCAGCCCGAGCTCTACTGCGGGATCGTGCCCACTGCGACGCCCTTCGCCCGCAACGCGATCTTCTCGGGTCTGCTGCCCCGCGAGATCGCGAAGCGTCATCCACAATGGTGGCGGGGCAGTGCGCAGGAGGAGCGCAGCAAGAACGCCTTCGAGAAGGAACTGCTGCAGGAGCAGCTCAAACGGCGGGGACTCGGCGACGTCCGCTCGCACTACTTCCGTACCTTCGACATCGCCGACACCGAGCAGCTGCGCAAGAAGGTTCCCACGCTGAAGAACGCCGGTCTGATCGCCGCAGTGGTGAATTTCCTCGACATTCTCGCGCACGGCCGCAGCCACAACGACCTGTTGCAGGAACTCGCGCCCGACCAGGCGGCCTTCCGCAGCGTCATGCGGTCGTGGTTCGAGCACTCGGCGTTGCTCGACCTGTTGCGCGACATCGCGGCGTGGGACGACACGGTGGTCGTCATCACCACCGATCACGGTGCGGTGCAGGTGCGCAAGGCCGCCGTGGTGAAGGCGAACCGGGATGCCTCGACGAACGTCCGGTACAAGTACGGCGACAATCTGAACCTGGGCCATCGGGACGACGCGATCGACGTGCGCGACCCCGAGAGCTACGGGCTGCCGCGCGACAGTCCGATCCAGAACTACGTGCTCGCACGCGACTACAACTTCTTCGTGTACCCCACCAACCAGAACGAGTACGCGCGCCAGTACACGGACAGCTTCCAGCACGGTGGGGTGTCCCTGGAGGAGATGATCGTTCCCGTGGTCACCCTGCGAACGCGGTGA
- the pyrE gene encoding orotate phosphoribosyltransferase: MKSEDPSFADHLQVEDVLPRMREVGALLEGHFRLSSGRHSDRYFQCARLLQYPGLALEVGRLLAERFDELEIDVVVSPAVGGVVLGQEVARGLGRRHVFAERKDDGFSVRRGFEILKGENVLIVDDVLTRGTSFSEIRRTVDDHDATVIGLGVIVDRREADVSIDVPVHALVQMEVATYDPDACPLCEGGVELESPGSRHAV; the protein is encoded by the coding sequence ATGAAGTCCGAGGACCCTTCCTTCGCGGACCACCTGCAGGTGGAGGACGTCCTGCCCCGCATGCGCGAGGTCGGCGCCCTGTTGGAGGGACACTTCCGCCTGAGCAGCGGACGCCACAGCGACCGCTACTTCCAGTGCGCACGTCTGCTGCAGTACCCCGGACTCGCGCTCGAGGTCGGACGTCTGCTCGCCGAACGCTTCGACGAACTGGAGATCGACGTCGTGGTCTCCCCCGCCGTGGGGGGAGTCGTGCTCGGCCAGGAAGTCGCCCGTGGGCTCGGCCGACGACACGTCTTCGCCGAACGCAAGGACGACGGCTTCTCGGTGCGCCGTGGGTTCGAGATCCTCAAGGGCGAGAACGTCCTGATCGTCGACGACGTCCTCACGCGCGGCACCTCCTTCAGCGAGATCCGTCGGACGGTGGACGACCACGACGCCACCGTGATCGGACTCGGGGTGATCGTCGACCGTCGCGAGGCCGACGTCTCGATCGACGTCCCGGTCCACGCGCTGGTCCAGATGGAGGTCGCGACCTACGATCCCGACGCCTGCCCGTTGTGCGAGGGCGGCGTCGAGCTGGAGTCGCCCGGCAGCCGCCATGCCGTCTGA
- a CDS encoding prepilin-type N-terminal cleavage/methylation domain-containing protein, protein MSSPPRVSATSTGPSHDSGFTLLELMLIMSMMGLLMLMAFAGMANFRTYAMRTSCVSQQRNLVTPGLLYGFENGIANQDVNAEVLLTANMIPQHLCNCPSTENNDSNDYTLVYLHGELADVTCNPMGALHPYHR, encoded by the coding sequence ATGAGCTCGCCGCCACGGGTCTCCGCGACGTCCACCGGGCCGTCTCATGACTCCGGTTTCACGCTCCTGGAACTCATGTTGATCATGTCGATGATGGGCCTGCTCATGCTCATGGCCTTCGCCGGCATGGCGAACTTCAGGACCTACGCCATGCGCACGTCCTGCGTGTCGCAGCAGCGCAATCTGGTGACTCCGGGGCTCCTGTACGGGTTCGAGAACGGGATCGCGAACCAGGACGTCAACGCCGAGGTCCTGCTGACCGCCAACATGATCCCGCAGCACCTGTGCAACTGTCCGTCCACCGAGAACAACGACTCGAACGACTACACGCTGGTCTACCTGCACGGGGAGCTGGCCGACGTGACGTGCAATCCGATGGGGGCCCTGCACCCCTATCACCGCTGA